The following proteins are encoded in a genomic region of Sphingopyxis sp. YF1:
- a CDS encoding DUF4403 family protein: MRLIPLAITTLLLTPALTACDPAKGGAEAPPRATDTAPSPTQTSLIAVPINADISPLKRELERAIPRTLWTIDRHEKACVPPQRVKVFGRKVKVTPAIPCTIVGQVTRGPLKFRGEGNEIVVDVPINARISARDVGGVLKGETATGSALVHARIRLDLAANWRMQGKARIAYGWTSAPGIDFLGKRITFTDEADARLKPVVAGIEREVNREIVKIDLRRQAADIWRQSFTALELNHQNPPVWMRVTPQRILYGGYHLDGQRLRLDLGIEGLTETFVGDRPAAPDPTPLPALVRKTPRPHLDIRVPVVADYAPLQPVIDRALAKRATRPFVLPKIGPMMVKFGPSTVYGAPGGRVAVGVDVDARLEARTGKPTHGRIWMTAIPVNAPGSAEIRFTDLVINGDTDGVAGDVLILIGRSEEFAPLIAEALTQNFARDLAELQGKIRRAVDERREGPFVIRTHVDGFETGAIRAYGNGLYLPVRMTGGARVDYRPTR; the protein is encoded by the coding sequence ATGCGATTGATCCCACTGGCTATCACGACTTTGCTGCTGACACCGGCGCTCACCGCCTGCGACCCCGCCAAGGGCGGCGCCGAAGCCCCGCCGCGCGCCACCGACACCGCGCCCTCGCCGACGCAGACCTCGCTGATCGCGGTTCCGATCAACGCCGACATCAGCCCGCTCAAGCGCGAACTGGAACGCGCGATCCCGCGGACGCTGTGGACAATCGACCGCCACGAAAAGGCGTGCGTCCCGCCGCAGCGGGTCAAGGTTTTCGGCAGGAAGGTCAAGGTCACCCCCGCCATCCCCTGCACGATCGTCGGGCAGGTCACGCGCGGGCCGCTCAAGTTTCGCGGCGAAGGCAATGAAATCGTCGTCGATGTGCCGATCAATGCGCGCATCAGCGCGCGCGACGTCGGCGGGGTGCTCAAGGGCGAGACCGCGACCGGATCGGCGCTCGTTCACGCGCGCATCCGGCTCGACCTCGCCGCGAACTGGCGCATGCAGGGCAAGGCGCGCATCGCCTATGGCTGGACCAGTGCGCCTGGCATCGACTTCCTCGGCAAGCGCATCACCTTCACCGACGAAGCCGATGCCAGGCTCAAACCCGTGGTCGCAGGCATCGAGCGCGAGGTGAACCGCGAGATCGTAAAGATCGATCTGCGCCGTCAGGCGGCCGACATCTGGCGACAGAGCTTCACCGCGCTCGAACTCAACCATCAGAACCCGCCGGTGTGGATGCGCGTCACGCCGCAGCGCATCCTTTACGGCGGCTACCATCTCGACGGCCAGCGGCTGCGGCTCGATCTCGGGATCGAAGGGCTCACCGAAACCTTCGTCGGGGACCGGCCGGCCGCCCCCGACCCGACGCCGCTGCCCGCGCTGGTCCGCAAGACGCCGCGTCCGCATCTCGACATCCGCGTTCCCGTCGTCGCGGACTATGCGCCGTTGCAGCCGGTGATCGACCGCGCGCTCGCCAAGCGCGCGACGCGTCCCTTCGTACTGCCCAAGATCGGCCCGATGATGGTCAAGTTCGGCCCGTCGACCGTCTATGGAGCCCCCGGCGGCCGCGTCGCTGTGGGCGTCGACGTCGATGCCCGGCTGGAAGCGCGCACCGGCAAGCCGACGCACGGGCGGATCTGGATGACCGCGATCCCGGTCAATGCGCCCGGGTCGGCCGAAATCCGCTTCACCGATCTCGTGATCAACGGCGACACCGACGGCGTCGCGGGCGACGTGCTCATCCTGATCGGGCGCAGCGAGGAATTCGCACCGCTAATCGCCGAGGCGCTGACCCAGAATTTCGCGCGCGACCTCGCCGAACTGCAGGGCAAGATCCGCCGCGCAGTCGACGAGCGGCGCGAGGGGCCCTTCGTCATCCGCACCCATGTCGACGGTTTCGAGACCGGCGCGATCCGGGCCTATGGCAACGGCCTCTACCTGCCGGTGCGGATGACCGGCGGCGCGCGTGTCGATTACCGCCCGACGAGGTGA
- a CDS encoding DUF1579 domain-containing protein encodes MAGDFDFQIGSWRVRHRRLKARLVGCDDWEEFYGLCDMRPILGGDGNVEDNILHIPGGTYRAIALRSFDPARKSWAIWWLDARSPHSLDVPVIGRFADGVGHFYADDTLDGRPIRLRFIWSRTDSASPRWEQAMSADGGASWEVNWTMDFIRR; translated from the coding sequence ATGGCGGGTGATTTCGATTTCCAGATCGGCAGCTGGCGGGTGCGGCATCGCCGCCTGAAAGCGCGGCTGGTCGGCTGTGATGATTGGGAAGAGTTCTACGGGCTTTGCGACATGCGCCCGATTCTGGGCGGCGATGGCAATGTCGAAGACAATATCCTCCATATCCCCGGCGGAACCTACCGGGCGATCGCGCTGCGTTCCTTCGATCCCGCCCGAAAGAGCTGGGCGATCTGGTGGCTCGATGCCCGCAGCCCGCACAGTCTGGACGTCCCGGTCATCGGCCGGTTTGCGGATGGCGTCGGGCATTTTTACGCCGACGACACGCTCGACGGGCGGCCGATCCGGTTGCGCTTCATCTGGAGCCGCACCGACAGCGCATCGCCGCGCTGGGAGCAGGCGATGTCGGCCGATGGCGGCGCCAGCTGGGAAGTGAACTGGACGATGGATTTCATCCGGCGATAG
- a CDS encoding inorganic phosphate transporter translates to MHEIAFPLLVGLVILALAFDFLNGLHDAANSIATVVATRLLKPVQAVIFAAFFNFAAYFLSLAFPALHKVAETIGAGLIDKDLVTPAVVFGALVGAMFWNVVTWLKGIPSSSSHALVGGIVGAGVAHAGFEGIQWTGLNKTVIAIFLSPMLGMLLAMLVMLLSSWALRRASAKFAERTFRTLHLFSSAAYSLSHGLNDAQKTMGIIAVLLYSTGYLSGEFHVPHWVAFACYIAIALGTLSGGWKIIETMGGRITKLSHHQGFAASTGGSIMVFTASLLGIPVSTTHTITGSIIGAGVARRASAVRWGVASNVVAAWFITIPASAVVAALFYALTRLF, encoded by the coding sequence ATGCACGAAATCGCCTTTCCCCTGCTCGTCGGCCTCGTCATCCTGGCGCTGGCGTTCGATTTCCTCAACGGACTGCACGATGCGGCGAACAGCATCGCGACCGTCGTCGCGACGCGGCTGCTCAAGCCCGTCCAGGCGGTGATCTTTGCCGCCTTCTTCAACTTCGCCGCCTATTTCCTGAGCCTTGCCTTTCCGGCGCTGCACAAGGTCGCCGAGACGATCGGCGCGGGGTTGATCGACAAGGATCTGGTGACGCCCGCGGTCGTCTTTGGTGCGCTGGTCGGGGCGATGTTCTGGAACGTCGTGACCTGGCTCAAGGGCATTCCCTCGTCGTCGAGCCACGCGCTGGTCGGCGGCATCGTCGGTGCAGGCGTCGCGCATGCCGGGTTCGAGGGCATCCAGTGGACCGGCCTCAACAAGACGGTGATCGCGATCTTTCTGTCGCCGATGCTCGGCATGCTGCTCGCGATGCTGGTCATGCTGCTGAGCAGCTGGGCGCTGCGCCGCGCGAGTGCGAAATTCGCGGAGCGGACCTTCCGCACGCTCCACCTCTTCTCTTCCGCGGCCTATTCGCTGAGCCACGGGCTCAACGACGCGCAAAAGACGATGGGGATCATCGCGGTGCTGCTCTACTCGACCGGATATCTGTCGGGCGAGTTCCATGTTCCGCACTGGGTGGCATTCGCCTGCTATATCGCCATCGCGCTCGGTACGCTGTCGGGCGGGTGGAAGATCATCGAAACGATGGGCGGGCGCATCACCAAGCTGTCGCATCATCAGGGTTTTGCGGCGTCGACCGGCGGCTCGATCATGGTCTTCACCGCGAGCCTGCTCGGTATTCCGGTGTCGACGACGCACACGATCACCGGCAGCATCATCGGCGCCGGCGTTGCGCGCCGCGCGAGCGCGGTGCGCTGGGGTGTCGCGAGCAACGTCGTCGCGGCGTGGTTCATCACCATCCCCGCCAGCGCGGTCGTCGCGGCGCTCTTCTACGCGCTCACCCGCCTTTTCTGA
- a CDS encoding DUF47 family protein, with protein MRQIAVLPYRFGGPAQDGPTEILLITSRETRRWVIPKGNPLTGMTRHAAAAIEAEEEAGVIGAVCPTPIGSYQYRKRRANGAAVMLDVEVFPLAVTNELPEWKEDGERDRQWFPFHAAAAAVEEPDLQALIRSFGDSGFRAAARPDGVVFNVAEKTGVNRMFAWFQRLLPRQGNFFELFESHAATLVAGANALSRLLQGGNGMADHIQEIIEREHDADAITREVLQTVRRTFLTPFDRSAITDLIASMDDAIDEMQKTAGAVDLYDVTEFEPEMRDIAGIIVDAARLTAEALPLLRNIGANGPRLHELTERLVRMEGHADEIHAAGLKRLFREIGATDTTQFIIRRELYRHLETVVDRFEDVANEIDGLVIDHA; from the coding sequence ATGCGTCAAATTGCGGTCCTTCCCTACCGATTCGGCGGCCCCGCACAGGATGGCCCGACCGAAATCCTGCTCATCACCTCGCGCGAGACCAGGCGCTGGGTGATCCCGAAGGGCAATCCGCTGACCGGCATGACCCGCCACGCCGCCGCCGCGATCGAGGCCGAGGAAGAGGCGGGGGTGATCGGCGCGGTCTGTCCGACGCCGATCGGCAGCTACCAGTATCGCAAGCGCCGCGCCAATGGCGCCGCGGTGATGCTCGACGTCGAAGTGTTCCCGCTCGCGGTCACCAACGAGCTTCCCGAATGGAAGGAAGACGGCGAGCGTGACCGCCAGTGGTTTCCGTTCCACGCCGCCGCGGCTGCGGTGGAGGAGCCCGATCTGCAAGCCTTGATCCGATCGTTCGGCGACAGCGGTTTCCGCGCCGCCGCGCGGCCGGACGGGGTCGTTTTCAATGTTGCCGAAAAAACAGGGGTCAACCGCATGTTCGCATGGTTCCAGCGCTTGCTGCCGCGACAGGGCAATTTCTTCGAACTGTTCGAAAGCCACGCCGCGACCCTCGTCGCCGGGGCGAATGCGCTGTCGCGCCTGCTGCAGGGCGGCAACGGCATGGCCGACCATATCCAGGAAATCATCGAGCGCGAGCATGACGCCGACGCGATCACCCGCGAAGTGCTGCAGACGGTGCGCCGGACCTTCCTGACGCCGTTCGATCGCAGCGCGATCACCGACCTGATCGCGTCGATGGACGATGCGATCGACGAGATGCAGAAGACCGCGGGCGCGGTCGACCTGTACGACGTCACCGAATTCGAGCCCGAGATGCGCGACATCGCGGGGATCATCGTCGACGCCGCGCGGCTCACCGCCGAGGCGCTGCCCCTGCTCCGCAACATCGGTGCCAACGGGCCGCGGCTGCACGAACTGACCGAGCGGCTGGTCCGCATGGAAGGGCATGCCGACGAGATTCACGCGGCGGGACTCAAGCGCCTGTTCCGTGAAATCGGCGCGACCGACACGACGCAATTCATCATCCGGCGCGAGCTTTACCGCCATCTCGAAACCGTCGTCGACCGGTTCGAGGACGTCGCCAACGAAATCGACGGTCTGGTCATCGACCACGCATAA
- a CDS encoding NAD(P)/FAD-dependent oxidoreductase yields MAGTATMERTGSNAAAPVDQDVLIVGAGISGIGMAVHLQMNCPDRSFGIAERRADLGGTWDLFRYPGIRSDSDMHTLGFVFEPWKHEKSIADGPAILDYLNRIVDERGIRERIRFDRKVVGADWDSADARWTVTMEDSQGTQSTTTARWLYLGAGYYDYDEPFDANFAGRADFQGQILHPQFWPKDLDYKGKKVVVIGSGATAVTIVPSMAKEAGHVTMLQRTPTWYAIRPAKDGFANFLRKILPEELAYKITRFKNVKLQDIVFKKARDKPQKVKDFLTKKVKAALGDRYDEKAFTPPYNPWEQRLCLVPDADFFEAMKADKASVVTDHIERFDATGIQLKSGQHLDADIIVTATGLKLAVAGKIPVRVDGDPVDWSEHFYYKACMFSNVPNFSAVFGYLNASWTLRADIVSEYVCRVLNHMRATGTEIALPLLEDPSTLTEENIFDFSSGYIQRSLHIMPKSAVALPWRLSQNYIQDRIDMRTGAIDDGVLAFGKPHVAETAPALEAAE; encoded by the coding sequence ATGGCAGGTACCGCGACCATGGAGCGCACGGGAAGCAACGCGGCCGCGCCGGTCGATCAGGACGTGCTGATCGTCGGCGCCGGCATCTCGGGCATCGGCATGGCGGTGCATCTGCAGATGAACTGCCCCGACCGCAGCTTCGGCATCGCCGAACGCCGCGCCGACCTTGGCGGCACATGGGACCTGTTCCGCTACCCCGGCATCCGATCGGACAGCGACATGCACACGCTGGGCTTCGTCTTCGAGCCGTGGAAGCATGAAAAATCGATCGCCGACGGCCCCGCGATTCTCGACTATCTCAACCGCATCGTCGACGAGCGCGGCATCCGCGAGCGTATCCGCTTCGATCGCAAGGTCGTCGGCGCCGACTGGGACAGCGCCGACGCCCGCTGGACCGTGACGATGGAGGACAGCCAGGGGACGCAATCGACGACGACCGCGCGCTGGCTCTATCTCGGTGCGGGCTACTATGACTATGACGAGCCCTTCGATGCCAATTTCGCCGGCCGGGCCGATTTCCAAGGACAGATTTTGCACCCGCAGTTCTGGCCGAAGGACCTCGACTACAAGGGCAAGAAGGTCGTCGTGATCGGTTCGGGCGCGACCGCGGTGACCATTGTTCCGTCGATGGCAAAGGAGGCGGGGCACGTGACGATGCTCCAGCGCACCCCGACCTGGTACGCGATCCGTCCCGCCAAGGACGGCTTCGCCAATTTCCTGCGCAAGATCCTGCCCGAGGAACTCGCCTACAAGATCACCCGCTTCAAGAATGTGAAGCTGCAGGACATCGTCTTCAAAAAGGCCCGCGACAAGCCCCAGAAGGTCAAGGATTTCCTGACCAAGAAGGTCAAGGCCGCGCTCGGCGACCGCTATGACGAAAAGGCCTTCACCCCGCCCTACAATCCGTGGGAACAGCGGCTGTGCCTCGTCCCCGACGCCGACTTCTTCGAGGCGATGAAAGCCGACAAGGCGTCGGTCGTGACCGACCATATCGAGCGCTTCGACGCGACCGGCATCCAGCTCAAGTCGGGCCAGCACCTCGACGCCGACATCATCGTCACCGCGACCGGGCTCAAGCTGGCGGTCGCAGGAAAGATACCGGTTCGCGTCGACGGCGATCCCGTCGATTGGAGCGAGCATTTCTATTACAAGGCGTGCATGTTTTCGAACGTCCCGAACTTCTCGGCGGTGTTCGGCTATCTGAACGCCAGCTGGACGCTGCGCGCCGACATCGTGTCCGAATATGTCTGCCGCGTGCTCAATCACATGCGGGCGACGGGAACCGAGATCGCGCTCCCGCTGCTCGAGGATCCGTCGACCCTGACCGAGGAGAATATCTTCGACTTCTCGTCGGGCTATATCCAGCGGTCGCTGCACATCATGCCGAAAAGCGCGGTCGCGCTGCCCTGGCGGCTCAGCCAGAATTACATCCAGGATCGCATCGACATGCGCACCGGCGCGATCGACGACGGCGTGCTGGCATTCGGCAAGCCCCACGTCGCCGAAACGGCGCCGGCCCTCGAGGCGGCCGAGTAA